The sequence below is a genomic window from Lysobacter stagni.
TGAGATCGACGCCGAAGAACTGCGCGAGGAACAGCACCGTCACGCCTTCGAACAAGGCGGTGCCGTTCTGGTTGGCGGTGGCGCCCACCGTCAGCACGAAGCGCGAGACACGGTTGGGCAGACCGAGCTTCTCGTCGGCCACGCGCAGCGCGGTGGGCAGTGTGGCGTTGGACGAGGCCGTGGAGAACGCCATCACCATCGCCTCCTGCACGCCCTTGAAGAACTTGCGGGGCGAGTACCCGGCGGCGAGCTTCAGCACCAGCGAATAGACCACGAACAGGTGGAGCGCCAGCGCCAGCACCACCACGCCCACGTAGGCCCCGAGGCTGCGCAGCAACTCCCAGCCGAACAGCGCGGCGAGGTTGAACATGAAGCAGAACACCGCATACGGCGCCAGGCGGATGACCAGCCCGATCAGCGTCATCGACACATCGAAAAGCCCTTCGATGCCGCGCATCAGGACTTCCGTGCCACGCGTGCGGGTGAGCACCAGGCCGATGCCGAGCATCAGCGCGAAGAACATGACCGCCAGGATGGTGTTCTCGGCCGCGGCCTTGACCACGTTGTCGGGGACGATGGTGAGCAGCATGTCCAGGCCGCGCGGCTGGCTGCGCGTACTGCTGACGATGGCGCTGGCGCGCTCGGAACCCTCAGTAAGCAGTTGCTGCGCGCGCGCCGGGTCGACGCCCGCGCCAGGCTGCAGCCAGTTCACCAGCACCAGGCCGAGCACCACCGCGATGCCGGACACGACCACGGTGTAGGCCAGCGTGCGCCAGCCGATGCGGCCCAGTGCGCGCACATCGCCCATTTCCGCCACGCCCATCACCAGCGCAGAGAACAGCAGCGGGATCACCAGCATGAAGATCAGGCGCAGGAACAACGTGCCCAGGGGCTGGGTCACGTAGGTGGTGAACGTTTTCACCCAGCCCGCATCGGCGCCCGCGCCGTAATGGACGACCAGCCCCAGGACGAGACCGGCCATGAAGCCGATCGCCATCTTCCAGTGCAGGGGCATGCCGGCCTTGCCGGTGCCGTGGTTCGTCTGCGCCATCGTGGCACTCCGCGTACGGAATCCCCGCTGATGATGCAGGACGCAGCGTAGAGAGGGTCTTCATGCGCGCGTGCAGTACGCGCGCGCCACCGTTTTTTCCTGGCGATGGTGATGCAATGCCGTCCCGCGCCGCGTGCGCGGGAACGGCAATGCCGGCGCAGCGCGCTTAGGCGGCGCCCTCGGTCGCCTGCTCGCCTTCCAGCACCACGGCGGCTTCGGCTTCCTCCACCTCGCCCGTGCGATGCGAGACCACCACCGCGGTGGCCAGGTCGCCGGTTACGTTGAGCGCGGTGCGGCACATGTCGAGGAAGCGGTCGACGCCGAGGATGATGCCCACGCCTTCGGCCGGAATGCCGAGCACGGCGCAGATCATCGCGATCACCGGCAGCGAGCCCGCAGGGACGCCGGCCGTGCCG
It includes:
- a CDS encoding dicarboxylate/amino acid:cation symporter; its protein translation is MAQTNHGTGKAGMPLHWKMAIGFMAGLVLGLVVHYGAGADAGWVKTFTTYVTQPLGTLFLRLIFMLVIPLLFSALVMGVAEMGDVRALGRIGWRTLAYTVVVSGIAVVLGLVLVNWLQPGAGVDPARAQQLLTEGSERASAIVSSTRSQPRGLDMLLTIVPDNVVKAAAENTILAVMFFALMLGIGLVLTRTRGTEVLMRGIEGLFDVSMTLIGLVIRLAPYAVFCFMFNLAALFGWELLRSLGAYVGVVVLALALHLFVVYSLVLKLAAGYSPRKFFKGVQEAMVMAFSTASSNATLPTALRVADEKLGLPNRVSRFVLTVGATANQNGTALFEGVTVLFLAQFFGVDLTLTQQVTVMFVCILGGIGTAGVPAGSLPVVALICGMVGVPPEGIGLILGVDRFLDMCRTTLNVTGDLMLATVVSKGEKDVPAPEGESD